A single window of Actinoallomurus bryophytorum DNA harbors:
- a CDS encoding DUF5999 family protein, whose amino-acid sequence MCQHCPHCPAATAEDHIAARVISAHPEQGWSLLCNGVVVFDDTGELFPDGHTISPHRARPLTLAA is encoded by the coding sequence ATGTGCCAGCACTGCCCGCACTGCCCCGCGGCCACCGCGGAGGATCACATTGCCGCACGCGTCATCTCCGCGCACCCTGAGCAGGGATGGAGCCTGCTCTGCAACGGTGTCGTGGTCTTCGATGACACCGGCGAGCTGTTCCCGGACGGGCACACCATCTCACCCCACAGAGCCCGCCCGCTCACGCTCGCCGCTTGA
- a CDS encoding response regulator has product MDMRCLIVDDNDRFLETARGVLERDGIVVVGVASDSEHARDLIDELRPDVALIDVCLGDECGVALADQIVEKAPSKPAVILISTYPEDDFADIVTGSAALGFLPKSELSGPAVRKIVGERSGEPGDVGGHASAHHC; this is encoded by the coding sequence ATGGACATGCGCTGTCTGATCGTTGACGACAACGACCGCTTCCTCGAGACCGCTCGCGGCGTTCTCGAGCGCGACGGGATCGTTGTGGTCGGCGTGGCCTCGGACAGCGAGCACGCCCGTGACCTCATCGACGAGCTCCGCCCCGACGTCGCGCTCATCGACGTCTGTCTGGGCGACGAGTGCGGGGTCGCGCTGGCCGACCAGATCGTCGAGAAGGCGCCGTCGAAACCGGCCGTGATCTTGATTTCGACCTATCCCGAGGACGACTTCGCCGACATCGTCACGGGCAGCGCCGCTCTCGGCTTCCTGCCGAAGTCGGAGCTGTCGGGCCCGGCGGTCCGAAAGATCGTCGGCGAGCGGTCCGGTGAGCCCGGTGACGTCGGCGGGCACGCCTCCGCCCACCACTGCTAG
- a CDS encoding response regulator transcription factor yields MVERRARLALAEDDVLLRAGLASLLERSGFEIVAQAGDGEELIAAVRAHQPDVAIVDIRMPPAYETEGLDAAQIIRAEFPAIGILLLSAHVEVEQATELLAAGQRVGYLLKSRVTEVSEFIETVERIAQGGSVVDPGLVQELLTARHKDDPLEGLTEREREVLALMAEGRSNAGIANRLWITEGTVEKHVRSILARMQLPETEDDHRRVLAVITFLDNR; encoded by the coding sequence ATGGTCGAACGTAGAGCGCGACTGGCTCTGGCCGAAGATGACGTCCTGCTTCGCGCCGGGCTGGCAAGCCTGCTGGAGCGGTCGGGGTTCGAGATCGTGGCGCAGGCGGGCGATGGGGAGGAGCTCATCGCCGCTGTTCGCGCGCACCAGCCCGACGTCGCCATCGTCGATATCCGCATGCCCCCCGCGTACGAGACCGAGGGGCTGGACGCGGCCCAGATCATCCGCGCCGAGTTCCCCGCGATCGGCATTCTCCTGCTGTCGGCGCACGTCGAGGTCGAACAGGCGACAGAGTTGCTCGCCGCCGGCCAGCGTGTCGGCTACCTGCTGAAAAGCCGGGTGACCGAGGTGAGCGAGTTCATCGAGACGGTCGAGCGGATCGCCCAGGGCGGCTCTGTCGTGGACCCCGGGCTCGTCCAGGAGCTCCTGACCGCCCGGCACAAGGACGATCCGCTGGAGGGCCTCACCGAGCGCGAGCGCGAGGTGCTCGCGCTGATGGCCGAGGGCCGGTCGAACGCCGGCATCGCCAACCGGCTGTGGATCACCGAGGGCACCGTGGAGAAGCACGTGCGGAGCATCCTCGCGCGGATGCAGCTGCCGGAGACCGAGGACGATCACCGCCGGGTCCTCGCCGTGATCACGTTCCTGGACAACCGTTAG
- a CDS encoding CHASE3 domain-containing protein: protein MTRWASRRSQLRVDAPRGLSRRLVIASALLALLMTATFLILFGAITRLRDAAALTGRSEEVLASSSRLERLIVDLETGERGYIITKDPTFLTPWETARAAVPQEAAEFRRLGTKIGGEQGKRAGQISSAVTSYLQDFSVPLVTKVQRQPGVSAAASVADGQRRVDRIRTDFDQFMGVQRRLTSRYEQHSLEASRRAMAMAGIAAVASFVLVFVFTSYLTRALVRPVRRASIMAADLARGELGVRMPETSLGEIGVLEQAFNTMARSLEMSHDKLRRVADEQAALRRVATLVARAVSPHEVFEAVAAELGRILAADFIVVNRFEPDRMETVVGSWKAEKNPEAAPPTGSCWSLEGRSLESSVERTGRPARVTDYQRATSGIGVWARTRGVRCGAGSPVVVEGRLWGVMIAFSMSEDPQPEGIEVRMTEYTELVGTAIANAESRAKLTAARARLVSASDETRRRIERDLHDGAQQRLVSLGLELRAAEGSIPDGHDVLRQRVAKTASGLSGVLEDLQEISRGLHPAILSRGGLHPAIKALARRSVVPVELDLHVARRLDERLEVAVYYIVAEAMTNATNHVDASVVRIHLHLDEDVIQMAVEDDGVGGAAVGGGSGLIGLKDRVEALGGTIDVRSPSGKGTSLQVRIPTWTA from the coding sequence GTGACCAGATGGGCGTCACGCCGCTCGCAGCTGCGGGTCGACGCTCCACGGGGACTGAGCCGACGGTTGGTCATCGCGAGTGCCCTGCTGGCGCTGCTGATGACCGCCACGTTCTTGATCCTTTTTGGAGCGATCACCCGGCTGCGCGACGCGGCGGCACTGACGGGCCGGTCGGAGGAGGTCCTCGCCTCCTCCAGCCGGCTCGAACGTCTCATCGTGGACCTCGAAACGGGCGAACGCGGCTACATCATCACCAAAGATCCGACATTCCTGACGCCTTGGGAGACGGCACGAGCCGCGGTTCCCCAAGAGGCGGCGGAGTTCCGCCGGCTCGGCACGAAGATCGGCGGGGAGCAGGGAAAGCGGGCCGGCCAGATCTCGTCGGCCGTGACGTCCTACCTCCAGGACTTCTCCGTACCGCTCGTGACGAAGGTCCAGCGGCAACCGGGGGTCAGCGCGGCGGCCTCGGTCGCGGACGGGCAGCGGCGTGTCGACCGGATCCGGACCGATTTCGACCAGTTCATGGGGGTACAGCGCAGGCTCACCTCCCGCTACGAACAGCACTCCCTGGAGGCGTCCCGGCGGGCCATGGCGATGGCCGGCATCGCGGCGGTGGCCTCGTTCGTGCTGGTCTTCGTCTTCACCTCGTACCTGACGCGCGCGCTGGTACGCCCCGTGCGCCGCGCGTCGATCATGGCCGCCGACCTGGCCCGTGGTGAGCTGGGCGTCCGGATGCCCGAGACCTCGCTGGGCGAGATCGGCGTGCTCGAACAGGCCTTCAACACCATGGCGCGCTCCCTGGAGATGAGCCACGACAAGCTCCGCAGGGTCGCCGACGAACAGGCGGCCCTGCGCCGCGTGGCGACCCTCGTGGCGCGCGCGGTCTCCCCGCACGAGGTCTTCGAGGCGGTCGCCGCCGAGCTGGGCCGCATCCTGGCCGCCGACTTCATCGTGGTCAACCGCTTCGAGCCCGACCGGATGGAGACCGTGGTCGGCTCCTGGAAGGCCGAGAAGAACCCCGAGGCGGCACCGCCCACGGGCTCCTGCTGGTCGCTGGAGGGCCGGAGTCTTGAGTCGTCGGTGGAGCGGACCGGGCGTCCGGCGCGCGTGACCGACTACCAGCGCGCCACCAGCGGCATCGGCGTGTGGGCGCGGACGCGCGGAGTCAGGTGCGGCGCGGGGAGCCCGGTCGTGGTCGAGGGCCGTCTGTGGGGCGTGATGATCGCCTTCTCGATGAGCGAAGATCCGCAGCCGGAGGGGATCGAGGTCCGCATGACCGAGTACACCGAACTCGTCGGCACGGCGATCGCCAACGCCGAGAGCCGGGCCAAGCTCACGGCCGCCCGCGCCCGCCTCGTGTCGGCCTCCGACGAGACCCGGCGCCGGATCGAGCGCGACCTGCACGACGGCGCCCAGCAGCGCCTCGTCTCGCTCGGGCTCGAACTCCGCGCCGCTGAGGGCTCCATCCCCGACGGCCACGACGTTCTGCGGCAACGGGTGGCCAAGACCGCCTCGGGCCTGTCCGGCGTCCTGGAGGACCTGCAGGAGATCTCCCGGGGTCTGCATCCGGCGATCCTGTCCCGCGGCGGCCTCCACCCCGCCATCAAGGCGCTCGCCCGGCGGTCCGTGGTCCCCGTCGAGCTCGACCTGCACGTCGCCCGGCGCCTGGACGAGCGGCTCGAGGTGGCCGTCTACTACATCGTGGCGGAGGCGATGACGAACGCCACCAACCACGTGGACGCCTCGGTCGTACGGATCCACCTGCACCTGGACGAGGACGTGATCCAGATGGCGGTCGAGGACGACGGGGTCGGTGGCGCCGCCGTCGGCGGGGGATCGGGCCTCATCGGCCTCAAGGACCGCGTCGAGGCGCTCGGCGGCACGATCGACGTACGGAGCCCGAGCGGCAAGGGCACCTCGCTCCAGGTACGGATCCCGACCTGGACCGCTTAG